One bacterium genomic window, AGTTTGGCGATCCCCGCCTCCACCCCTTCCGGCCGTTCCGTGGTGTCGCGCATCACCAGCACCGGCACGCCAAAAGTCGGCGCTTCCTCTTGAATGCCTCCCGAGTCAGTGAGAATCAACGTAGACCGTTTCATCAAATGGACCAGGGCGGAATAATCCAGCGGTTCGATGAGATGGACGTTTTTCAGGCCAGAGAGGATGTCGCCCACCGGTCGGCGCACGTTGGGATTGAGATGCACAGGATAGATGAACCGGGTCGCGGCAAACCGGGCGGCCAGTTCGCGAATGGCCTGGCAGAGCTCGCGAAAAGGCTCGCCGAAACTCTCCCGGCGATGGGCGGTGATCAGCACCATGCGTTCATTCTGCGGAATAGCGCTCAACGGAGAGCCCTGCCATTCAAAAGGCCGCCGGCTGATCTCCAGCAGGGCGTCGACGATGGTGTTGCCGGTGACATGGATGGCCGTGTCTTCAAAGCCTTCACGCAGCAGCGCCTGACGCGCCCGTTCCGTGGGTGCAAAAAAAGCGTCCGTCGCCGCATCGGCCAGGCGGCGGTTCATCTCCTCCGGAAAGGGACGGCGCTTGTCCAGGGTGCGCAACCCGGCCTCCACATGGCCAAAGCGGACGTTGTGATAATAGGCGGTCACTGCAGCAACAAACACAGTGGTGGTGTCTCCCTGGGCCAGAATCCACTCCGGCCGGACCTGTTCCACCACTCGATCCAACTCTTCAAACAGCCGGGCGGTGAGCGTCGCCAACCGCTGATCGGGCTGCATCAGATTGAGGTCCAGGTGGGGATGAATGTCAAACAGCTGCAGCACTTGGTCCAACATCTGGCGATGCTGGCCCGTGACGCAGATCACGCTGGCGAGCTCTTGTGGAAATTTCTCCAGCTCTTTGATGACCGGCGCCATCTTGATGGCCTCCGGCCGTGTGCCGAGAATCGAAAGAATTTTCATCGCTGTATTGCTCCGGTTCGTTCAACAGCAACCGACCTCCATGGAGCTGATTTATCATTGCCTTATTCCGGGCCTGGCAACGCGCCGCTTTTTTTAGCCGGCAATCTTCTTTCCATAACTTTTATTCTTTCACCCAACTCGCAATATATTCAACCAATTCATTCGGCTTGGCGAGACCCGGATCAGCTACGCGCCATTCTCCTTTCAAACCCATTTCTTCGGACGTCAGTTGAAAGTGACACATCGCGATGCCCATATCCACACGCTGCAGATCAGCAGTGGTAAAAGAGAGCAAGGGGGAACGGTGGCGCTGATCGCCCGAGGAACGCAGAAGATAAAAATGAAAACAGGCGTTTTGCTGCACCACCCGCCAGGGCTGTTTGTTGGAGGCTGATGGGGCCAAACGCAGCATGTGCAGTGGACCGGCATAAGCGCCTGCGCTCTCTTCCGCCAAAGGTGTTTCCATGTCGTTACGAAAAAAGAGCGTATGCCAGGGCTTGCGTACATCGGCCTTGATTTGAATGCGCATCAGAGCGCGCAGCCGAGTCTCCTCAGCCGGATAGCCGACCGCTGCCACAGCGGGAACGATCTCAGCCGCAGCGGCCCGCACCCTGGCAGCAAAGCGGCTTTTGTTGAAACTGCCGCCAAGCCAACAGCTGCCCAGACCCAGACTGGTCGCGTACAGGATAAGGGCCTCCATGGCAAAGCCAAAATCCTCCAGGTTTTTTTCCCCAGGCCCGACAGCGCCGATCAAGAATCCCGCGGGATTTTTAATGAACCCATAGGTGCCCAGTCCTTTGAGCGCTCGAGCCTCCTTATCGCCGTCGGCCACCAGTTCAAAACGCAGGGATGTTTGGAATGGCCCGTGCTGAAGCGATCCGGCAACGGCGTGCAACTGCGCGGCGGTCACAGCGGCAATGGATTTCTTTTCAAAGGTGCGGCAGGAGCGCCGGCGTTTAATGATCTCCGGCAGCG contains:
- the wecB gene encoding UDP-N-acetylglucosamine 2-epimerase (non-hydrolyzing); translation: MKILSILGTRPEAIKMAPVIKELEKFPQELASVICVTGQHRQMLDQVLQLFDIHPHLDLNLMQPDQRLATLTARLFEELDRVVEQVRPEWILAQGDTTTVFVAAVTAYYHNVRFGHVEAGLRTLDKRRPFPEEMNRRLADAATDAFFAPTERARQALLREGFEDTAIHVTGNTIVDALLEISRRPFEWQGSPLSAIPQNERMVLITAHRRESFGEPFRELCQAIRELAARFAATRFIYPVHLNPNVRRPVGDILSGLKNVHLIEPLDYSALVHLMKRSTLILTDSGGIQEEAPTFGVPVLVMRDTTERPEGVEAGIAKLVGTRRQSIVAAASKVLSEEQVKANKKSMVNPYGDGLAAQRIVEFLRNSG
- a CDS encoding nitroreductase gives rise to the protein MARSPMMTFCAPLPEIIKRRRSCRTFEKKSIAAVTAAQLHAVAGSLQHGPFQTSLRFELVADGDKEARALKGLGTYGFIKNPAGFLIGAVGPGEKNLEDFGFAMEALILYATSLGLGSCWLGGSFNKSRFAARVRAAAAEIVPAVAAVGYPAEETRLRALMRIQIKADVRKPWHTLFFRNDMETPLAEESAGAYAGPLHMLRLAPSASNKQPWRVVQQNACFHFYLLRSSGDQRHRSPLLSFTTADLQRVDMGIAMCHFQLTSEEMGLKGEWRVADPGLAKPNELVEYIASWVKE